ccaaggatatcTTTGAACTCCTGGTTCTGCTATTAGCACTCAAGTGCCAAGATGTTGGGTGTGTGTCCCCACATCTGGTTCATACGGTGCTGGGAAAGGAATCTGAGTGCTGTGCATGCTGGACAAACTCTTCCCTCAACTACAAACCCAGCCCACTAACGGACGTGTGAAAGGCGCGATGGTCTAAGAATTCATGTGCATGAGCTTGAACTGAAACAGTGAAGACAGACTCCTCGGGTAGATGTCAAAGCATGTtatcaaacttttaaaattaaatgttactTATGTCAGCTGAGGAATATAGACTGATTGGAACATCCACTCTAAAGTATCCATGAATAATcgtgtctcgtgtgtgtgtgtgtatgtgtgtgtgtgtagaatttaGTATATGGTAAAATTGAGAAAAGACAAATTGTTGAGCTGGCAAAATTTGCTATTTGGAAAAATACAGAGGCTTGCATTAATACTACAGATAGAAAACATGAACATGCTGGGCACGGTGTTCCATGTCTTTAATACTTGGGCTTGGGAGGCAGATAAGTAgatttgttaaattctaacttagttagggccacatagtgagccctatctcaaaagcaaaaaaaccatgAAATCTTGGATAAAATATAGAAAGTGTTTTATTCATTCATGGAGTAGGGAAGGCCTTCTtacacaaaagaagaagaaaacaccaagGAACCGCTTGATAAATTTAATTGTATTACAAAATCTGTGTCTGTCAGATTTGGAATTACAGCTCAGTGAGAGTCCAGGCTCACCATACCACGAAGTGAGTGAGTAAAACTTGCGTCTAGAAGTTAGCAGACATGTGGTAGACCCAGAGAAAATGGTTAGCTGCACCTCTCCAAGTGAGTTAAGGGTTGGGAAAGGGCCTGAGAGATAGACAAGAGAGCCAGAATGTTCTTTAACTTTAGTTATTAATGCCTTCTGCCatgtttttcttgtctttaaatATAAGACAAGGTTTCAAATGTAGCAAGTTGACCTCATAAAGTGAGGGTCAAGTCTAGAGTGCCTACTTCAGTCCAGATGTGAGTGGGAGCCTAAAGGACAGTTCCAGCTGGAAACTAACACAAGTGCCATGCGGTTGTACAGACTGCAgctgcttttccttcctttctgattgGCCAACTTCCATATTTTCACCAGCTAATGGAACAACTTGTCTGTTGTGCTTTCTTTTTAACTAGAATATAAGAAAGTATTTGCTGACTGAAGCCAGAGAAAAAAACAGACCTGAATTTCTTCAGGGTTGGCAGACTGCTGTTACAAAGGTAAGTTTGACACAGCTGGGACTCTAGCGTGTGTGAGGGGGACAGTGGCCCAAGGGCGGTGCCTGCTGGGAGATCTGAAGAGTCCAGGCCAATCAGAGTAAAATCTTAGTACTTAATCATCATGAGGCTGTTTCCCAGAACTTGCTGAGAATTATAAATCATGTCATCCTTGATGTAGTTAGTAACTGTGTGGTGTTCTAATTGGAGGCCCTGAGGCAGATCAGCCCTCCAGCTGTTTCCTTATAATGATCTCATGTGATCCTTACAACCTGTGTGGCAGGCAGTTCTTTAGGGTTAAGAGGCGACTTTATTACATACACAAGAAAACTGGATATTGGAACTATTGTTAGAGGTAGGTCCTTGAACTCAGGTCTATCTAGGTTATTGGCCCAGTTTTATAGGCAGAGTTTTGACAAATGTTGAACCTAAGCCCAAAAGATCAAGATTAGTTCATCTTTTAACTGAACCAAATactaatctttaaatttttattttttgttcctaATAACCTACATACTAATTTACATAAGAAATGAACTTGtagaattttagtttttaaaaattgtctgatTTACTGATTTATCCATCTAGCTCGTCTAGGTATGCTACATTCTTCCAGAGTCTTCCATATTCCTGTCTTAGATGCAGTAACCAGTTTTTTGGAAGCATATTCTTTGCCTTTATGATTTACTTAAAAGAGTACAGCAGAATTGTATAATCTGAGGTAAAAAAGTTAAGGCTATAAAAAGGAATTTAATTAGGTAAttgttttttcattgttgtgatGAAATCCTTGACAAGGAGGGGGGGTCTAATTGTGGCTCAGTTGGAGAATATAGTTTATCATGGCAAGGGACGTCTGGTTTCATTGCATCACAGCCAGGGAGCACAGAGGATGAGCACTGGGCACTAGCGTATGCTCTGATCCTCAGGGCCACTTGTATTCATTGTCATTGAATTGATAGCACAACTAATAGCTAGGTCtttaaagtggtttttaaatttgtttttctcatttcccaCATTTAACTTGTGGTTGCCACTTGAAAGGTCTTTACATGTGGCCTCTCTTATTAAGGTACTTGAACAGTAGAGGTATAGATTAGTTATCTGGGAGTAGTACTCCCATTTACCCATGGGAGCAGTTTTCTATGTGGAGAGACACCTGGTCTATTTTAAtgatcatcttttttttctcttcagtgtATTCCACAACAGAAAAATGACAGTGACTGTGGAGTCTTTGTGCTCCAGGTAAACACTATTTTACAGTATGTGAACTGCTTGTTTTGTCTTGAGAGAAGAAACGGTGGTCCTGTTGTTTACGGTGTTAGGGAAGACAACACTCTCCCTTTGTTGCTGTATTGCGGATGTAACCTTTAGGAAGAACTGACTCGCAAGGGATCTTAGGAAGCTGTGTCAGAGGAGGACATGTATTTATAGGAGAATAAAATGACACATGAACGCAGAGATTTACAAAGACCTTGGGAGGTAGCCTCACTGTACACCTCACACCTTATGAATTTTGGGGGTTTATAAGGAAACTTGAGTTACTTTCCCTGTGAGGTTCAAGGGCATACAGGCTCAGCAAACTGTACTTGGGCAGAGTGGAAGGATGCCTAGCTGTCCACTTGCTTGGAAAGCTGATTCTCATTGGAAGTCAGTGTTCTAAAATACCATGATTCTCAAGCTGGACTTAGTGGcataaacctttaattccagcacttggaagcagatctctgtgagttcaagaccagcttggtctacaaacaGTCCCataacagccaggactgttacacagaaaaaccctgtctttagaaacaacaaacaaaaacagtatgaTTTCACAAGACCCACGTTACTCTGCAGCCTCAGACCTAactttaggtgtgtgtgtgtgtgtgtgtgtgtgtgtgtgtgtgtgtgtgtacgtgtacgaGGCAGTGAGTGGAAGCACTGTACACGAGCCATCTAGGTGTCTCTGGGACagagcattttttttgtttttcttttgcagtaCTGCAAGTGCCTCGCCCTAGAGCAGCCTTTCCAGTTTTCTCAAGAAGACATGCCTCGGGTACGGAAGAGGATCTATAAGGAGCTGTGCGAGTGCCGGCTCCTGGACTGAGACTCAGCAGGGACTCTGAAAGGCTGGCCATGTTGGAGCAGATGGTTTGTTACTTGAATCTCCAAACACTTAGTGAATTTTTACAGGTATTTCAGATTGGTGGTGTTGGGCCACTATTGTTACCTCAAATTTATTTTTGCCCTTCTTCATTTCTCCTGCTATCTTgtacttttttaaatgtttggtttAGTTTCATTTTAACTTTATGGATTCCATACATCCCTcccatatttaatatatttattatccaAACGCATGCATATAGACAAAGCATGCAGTaaagagtattaaaaaaaaaagcctagtaGATTTGGTGCAGCTTTTGAAACATAGTTAGATGTGAACTGAATACAGGTTTAAAATTTAACCCCAGAACCTAAAAATGCAAGATGTTTTTGATACAGTGTAGCTCAGAATAGATGTTTCCTATGGCATAAAGGGGTAGCTAGGAGTGGTTGTGAAAAAGCCAGTCATGTTTTACTTAAATGAGCGGCACCTTTTGCTGATGTCCCTCAGATGAGTCTCTGAGCATGAGATGCCTTCCTTCCGAGGGGAGACGGGACTGTTCTGCTTAGGGACACAGTGCTCGCAAGCACAGTGCTGATTTGAGAAAAGAGTtaaggtatgagagaaaaaaaaagaaaaaaaaagcagcatcCTTGGGGGCCAGTTACcttaaagaaaggttttttttgttttgttttgttgttttgagacaaggtctcactatgtagcccacgctgtactagaactcacagtagttaggctggtctggaactcaggccaatcatgtctctgtctccccagggctGGTAATACAGGTGCATACTAATATACCCTACAGTAAGATTTCCATTTTGGTCTTAAGAATTATAATAATGGATTAAATCTCATAAAGGTTTCTTGGGATGCTAAACTTTTTTCTGGGTTtgacttgtaaaaaaaaaaaaaacttagcatcCACCAAACCAATGATTAAATGAAAATTAGGCTTTTCATAAAAGTAATTTGCTAGTTATCACCTCTCTCTATTGCCTcccatgttctccaaggtattgCAGATTTACCAAAAATGTTTCTGCTTTAAGGTGTCTGAGATACAAACATTCAGAGTAGAAGACTGGCGAGGTCTTGCACATagtgggagaagaagggaggcaaCACCGAGGTCTCAAGGAGAGCACGTGAGGAATGTTTTTTAGTCTTCTCTGGTGGCTCAGCATCTTGAAGggctcttttggcttctgtaagAATAATCTGAATCCCGTACTCAAAAACTGCCTGTTTATTTAACTCCATCCTCTGGGGACAGGCTGTTCTGTTAGGAGGAAAGTGGTGATCTTGCATCTTTAGGCTGGCCTTTTGTGACgtgttttaaaggaaaataagtaAGATGCATAGTAAGCCTAACTAGTTATTTTTTCTGAATTGAAGGAGGCAAGAGTAATGAACTTGTGGAGAAAAATACCAAGTAAATGACAGAAGAAAACtgacagttttcttctttttgtttgaaaaacaaaaaaggtaaaaTGTCTGAGCAGGGCTTACTGCTGCAGTAAGGGTTGACCCTCTATAGCAGTATGGACCCTGGGCAGTAGCCTTAGCTCACTCCTCTCCTTAATCACCCAGCCTCAAAAGGCCTAAGCATAAAACCAGGTCAGCATTTCTTGTGCTTCCTGTCATTAAAAGAGAGTAGAGGCACTTTATGTTGTCACAGGTAAAGGTTGTGTCACCACTGGGGATGATGAAAAGTTAGAGGAAGATAAACCTCCTCTGTTCTTGTGGTTCTGGGGACTGtgtgttaggcaagtgctctatcactgagcctcCTTTGTGCTTTTTgaatttcgagacagggtgtcatgAAATTGTCTAcgttggtcttgaattcactctgtggcTAAGCCTGGCTTTGTTTATACTCCTGACACCGaggagctagaattacagtcaCCATGTCAGGCCAGCCTGCCTGAAGACCTCACggaaggggtggggagcagggtcTCAAGTGTCAGGCCGGCCTCAGACTCTTTATGTAGCCAAGATGACATTGAATTCCCAGTCCTCTCCcagatgctaggattataggtctgTGTCACCAAGCTAAAGATATGGTCTTAAGATTTTCAGACATAATTACACCAGCATgaacttctttaaaatttatagCATGAGTTTTGTTGCTGTGCCTATACTGTTTCAGCCAGCGATGAGATGATTGACTCAAAATGTctccaacttttaaaaatcttgtgaGGAATTATCTCACTTCCCCAATAACAGACCTTTCATGGAGAAGTTACAGTTGTGTTCGAGAATCTTGTTGAAATAGGGTCTTTGtttaccccaggctggcctcaaacttgcagtccttctgcctcagccccctgacGTTTGGGTTACATGGGCGCACTAGTATTTTCAATGCCTGGGAGAATCTTAACGTCCAGAGCCTGAGTTGCCACTTCTCCAGTCTGAGAAATGGTCACGTCGGCACAGAAGCATGCAGGAATGAACAGAGACTCAGTTGTCCAGGTCTAAGTAGCTACTCTTTCCCTTCTAACAAGATCAGCATCTTCAGATGGACTGTTGAGCTTGCTTTAGCCTCAATGCTGGATGTTCTGAGTATGTTCTAAGTCTGTTTCTGGCATTAGTGAGCCTTGGTTTTAGAATACATAGTTGCTCTTTCTCCTCTTGTGATTACATGTAAACTTCTGTTTAGCTTTCAAGTCCTAGATTGCAGAATGTTTTGTCTTGATGTTTACAGCAATGCTTTGCTGTCACTGGCTTGGCGCTGAACTGTTGATGCCCATAAAGTAGGCAGACTTTATGTCACTGGGATGAATGTAAACCCTGTACAAACTTAAAGCTATTCATATATGACGAGCCTTCAATAAGCTGCCCAGTCCTCCTGGCAAACTTATCTGGCTGTAtttgcttctttccttttgttaCATTTCTAGTAATGAATATAGATTTAATGCATCTTTTAGTTTTCTTAGGCAATCATGAGAATTAACTTTCAGTTGGCTGCtcaaggaagagaaaagcagttgctGCCAATAATTTCACAGTGCGTTTTGGCTTTGCACTGTATTCTGTGTTTACTATTGAATATGAATATCATGGTTATCTTGAACTTATTGTTGGAGTACAACAGTAACAGACCTAACTGGGGACACAGCCAGTACTTGCCTAATGTAAGTTGTCCCTTTTCTCTGCCATTGTGGTTCACTGTTTCCGTCCCCGCATTAGAAACAATGGGGGTCTGAGTGGGTCACGGTGAGAAACAGTGAGTTAATACTGTACATTAAATACACTGATTATCTGCTCTGCTTCATATGTTAAGAGACCAGGTTAATCAACAGTTATACAGCACAACTTCTGCTGTGTGCTAGGCTCTGCCTCCTGGCTGGTAGATAACCTAAGATCTGGGGAATAGCACCCAAGAAGTGCTATTATATTTGGGGTTACAAAAGCAGACCTAGACAAGTTGTTCGCTTGAAAGATTATGATCATGTAAAATTACAGTCAGTACTCAACCCTTCtagcaaaatatttttttgaaaaataaactaaatgccTTTATAAACATGTGTTCTCGTGTTGAGTAACATGTATTGTTAGGTGGCTACTATCGTAGTGTCTCCAGTGGTAAGGCTCTGAAGAACAGTGGCGCTGGAAGCCTCCTCCCTACTCTGCTGATGTGCAGTGCAGCAGGAGCCCTTCTGGATGGGCATGCTCAAGTTTGTCTCGTACCACAGCTAACGGCCAACGTGCGGCTACTGAGCACAGTGTGCTTGGTGTCACTGAAAACTCGGGCTtcaaattctctttttttcttttttggtttttttgagataaggtttctctgtttaatagtcttggctgtcctagaacctctttgtagaccaggctggcctcgaagtcacagagatctgcctatgcTACCACTACCCGACTATTCTTTTTATTGTGATgtgtggtggcgtacacctttaatcccagcacttaggaggcagaggcagaaggatctgagttcaaggccaaccgtatctacagggtgagttccaggacaaccaggaataCCTAGAGCACAGTGTCTCAAATCAGCAAAGAATTacaacattcatttattttggtttctcgatacaaggtttctctgtatgactgtggctgtcctggaactcaatttctagacccatctacctctgcctcccactaatccctagaaaaaaaaaaaaagaaatttatgccctggcaatgctgaagcaggcatgggcagcccatatatggcggttctgttgaacttgtccatattgagtttcatggtctaagttgatgaggacaagaCCAGGtcctcttcctcaagagggcaccatatttcattacagatggttgtgagccatcatgtggaattgaactcaggacctttggaagagcaggcagtattcttaaccactgagccatctctaatccctagagctgggactaaagatgtgcatGGCCCCGTATGGCTAAGAGTCATTACTGTTTACTTAGGAGTGTTCTGCCTTGCATGTAACTGTACCATGATGCATGCGGTCATACTCATGGAGGGCATTGGAGCCTATGGAACTAGGTCCTCTGGCAGACAGCAAGTGCCCCcaagccattgctccagccctgattttattatttttaagtagcCACATGTGGTGTCTAACCACCATATCAGGTAACAGAACTCTAAACCAAGTCTCAAGTTTTCTACCTCAGCTTACAGTACACAGGAAGCTAATGATTCAGGTCCCAGGATGGCTGCTCATTCTTCATTCACACACCCGGCCTTCCTGTCTCTGTGGGCTttctagtttttttgttgttgtctgggATAGATGGGCTGTGCCTTTGAGCTCCATCCTTAGCTGGTCTTTCCCCCTCAGTCGCcaaagtgttaggattataggcatgtgtcaccacaccaagCTTAGCATACATCTCTGAGAGCTCACTTTCTTTGATTAAAATGGGGTATAGTTCAGATATTATGCCTGAAATAAGAAAGTAGAGTGTGGTGTTTGGAAGAAAATAGCCCCCTCCACCCCGCAGGGAgcagcactgttaggaggtgtgacctcgTTGGAAGAAGAgtgtcactgtaggggcaggctttgaggtctcttgtgTTCAAGCTATGCCCATTGCGGAACAGtctcctgctgcctatggatcaagatacagaactctcagttccttctccagcaccattctGCCTGGATACCACCATGTCCTGCTataatgacaatggactaaacccctgaaactgtaaactagacccaattaaacgtttttctttctaagagtcgctgtggtcatggtgtctcttcacagcattagaaaccctaagacaaaggaGTGTATGAAAAGAGACCGTCGGAATTAGCATCCTCAAGCCCAAGAACTATCCTAATTCAGCCTCGTTTCTTTCCTGTCCATTATCTGGACAACTAGCCTCTCTGCACTGCCCCTTCAGTAGTGGTTGGTTGGTGCATCCTGTGTTTCACAGGGTGCCCACCTTTCCCCTTCATGCACTGCCATAGCAGTTACAAGTATCGCTCTGAAGCGGACATACCAATTCTGTACATTATTCAGACTCTGTTCCAGAACACAGGGGCCCCAAAACAATGTCCTTTATAGGCAAGGAAGTATACACAGAATAAGTTGGGCTAAATTTATTGAAACTTGTTACAGAAGATAAAACTGTAGAAATCTAAgttatattttactacaaaagATAAACAGTTCAAACTACAgtataaaagctttattttaaaactcaagtATCTCCTCATTAAGTGTTTGCTTCCTAAGTTGTTCCATTATAGTTGTCACAGCTCCAAGAAAACCATTTTTAATGCAGTCTCAAAGGTGTTCTGCACAAACCTTGAAaaactagtaaaaaaaaataacagatgaaAGATTTCCCTTTAATCATGAAAAATTATTCATATgcaatattagaaagaaaatgcaaaattttCTAGACTCCCTTTCTAAAGACCTCCAGCTTACTATGAATGCACAGAGCACGGCAGGCACGATTTGAAGGAAAAAGGACAACAGACagttctggccgggcggtggtggcgcacgcctttaatcccagcactcaggaggcagaggcaggtgaatccctgtgtgttcgaggccagcctggtctacaagagctagttccaggaaagctaggacggttacacaggaaaaccctgtctcaaaaaacccaaaaccaaacaaacaaaaaaccagacagTTCCTGGAAGAGGCTTTTCTTAAACACTTCCAGTTCGCAAACTCTTGAATAATTTAGGCAGTCGTGAGGACTAAACCTAGGACCACTCACATGAGTACTTAACCACTGTGCCTTGTATCTCCCCCTGcccattttctgtttctattttgaggCAGACTCAAAAggttcccaggctggccttgaacttgtgattttctTGCTTCAGCCTTTCAAATAGCCAAGATTATAGGCCTGGCTGAAGCCCCTTTTTAAAGCCCGATTAACTCGAAGGTCATTTTGAAAGCAGGAAGAAATAACCTAAGGCGCCAAGAGCAGTTTCCATGTCAAGGCGGTGTCTGAACTGTCATCCCATTGCCTACTGACAATGTCTTCCCCTTCCCCCGCTCCTTAGGACAGCAGAGGCTCTCTGCACAACAGTGTCCTTGgggtttgggggtttgtttgtttgtttgttttggggggttgtttcttgttttaaacTGTCAGTGAAACATTTGTAAATTTTGTGGAATGTGTTTAGTAAACACTTCAAGTCCTGACATACAAAGCACAGAAGCAGACAAGACAACTTAAGGCTGACTTTTGTGCCAActatattttcaatataaaaagcAAATCCAGTTGACAAACACTTGTTCCTAATTTAGAGCAAAGCTACAGACTATAGCAAAACCTCAGCAATACACATGCAAACTTAAAATCATTTCACTTTCCATGAAGATTACCAACCTACTTGTAAAGTCAAATCTGACATTTTCCAATCTCCCTAAAGGACATGTGGTATCCGGCTGACAGTTTAATTGGCACAGATTGAGTGAGTCTGTTGCCCAGGATTATGGGTTTGACCTAGTAACAGAAAAATCAACCTAATAagactagaattaaaggcattctTTTGGATTCTGTCTTTAATAGTTCAGAGGAAAACCAGAAGTGGCTTCCAGTGCAACAGAGATACTGATCAGACCTTGGGTAATGTTCATCAACAGAGTGAGCTGTGTACTTGGGGCTCTCACCACTCACTGTTTTTGTGCCAGCTTGCCATAGCCGCCTCTCCCAGCATCGTAGTCCTCCCGATACTCATCTCGAaccttaattgaaaaaaaaaacaccgtgGGATGTTTGTTAATCCTAGTCATGCCAGGCATAGTTAAACCTTTTCGGGTGTCCATGAACAAACAGGGCATAAACATTAATACTCACGAgtgtattttgcttttgttgtagGCATTGTGGCAGGAGGAGGGCCCCTAGCATGAGTTGAGTTCAGTAACACTTAAATGTACAGAATATTTCAAAGTCTAAAATTTCCTTATCATTGGTCCTGGTGTGCACTATCTGTGATTTCaagaggatctcaagtttgaTGCCAGATGTCTTAGGAAAACCCCCTAAATCCCATCAAAACTCAAAAGCAAAAGCTCATACAAGGAATAACCACAAACTGACAACTGGAATTCCAGGCAGGTTAGCTATGCCCTTGTAGCATACCTGACCCCCAGACCGTCCACGTCCATACTGCCTGCCCTCCTTAAAGCCTGCATCCCAGTCTGTGCGTATGATCCGGTCATCCAGACGGGTTCCGTTTATGTACCGCATAGCGTTCTCCGCGTCTGCTCTCGAGTAGTATCTTACGTAAGCATTAAGGGACACCAACAGCACTTAAGAGCACAGAAAGGACAGGTAAACGACATTTTGTCCAGACTATGTCAGTCATGATTTCCTATATATCTGCAAATAATTATTTGGttcatgttttgatttgcaaataGAAAAATATGGTCAATGTAATTTTGGACCACAAACTTCTTATGCAAGAACAATGATAAAATTGAACATAGTGGTTCATGttcataatcctagcactcaggagactgaagtagggggattgctgtgagtttgaggccagcctggacttcatgccaagattctgtctcaaaacaaaaacaatggcatgggggagtgggagtggctggagagatggctcaatggttaaaagcactgactgctcttccagaggtcctgagttcaattcctagaatctATATGTTGGTTCCCAGATCTGACATTGCCTTATGACCTCAGAGGGTATCAAATATGCAACGtagtacagacatacatgcaggcaaagcactcccatataaaaatataaaatgaatataataaaaaaattaagaatcactaacaccaaaaaggaaaatcatgcataaacacagacatgcttatatataaataaaaaatcccaATTACCGACTTAAGCAATTATAATTGACACTGGACTTGCAACATGTGGTAAAATCCCAGCTGACACAGACAATGCCCAGCAAACAGCAGGCCTTTAATGACTTTTGTTCCATGAATGCTCGACAGAGCAAAACCAAGGAGCAACAGTGGGCTTGCTTTTGTAACTTAGTAAGAATGTTGAGCACATGTTTGCCAGGCAAATGGAAACACTCTGGTTCTTAAGGCCTTTTTATCTTTTCCCCTGTCTTCCCTGTGAACCCTTTTATGTTACTGCTGCTAGGGTACAAAACTTTGGTCCTTTATGTCTAggggaagaatgaaagaaatgtgTTGGGCTCCAAAATCAGACACCAAACATTGTGGTGGAATGGGCCTTTTTATGCTCAGCTGCCTGGGGACTTTGGCCCAGGAGTGGAGAGCTAGTCTGAACAACATCACaggattcttattttttttttttggggggggggggcgtgcaaGACAGGgtccatgtagctcaggttgtcctgggctctaactcagagattccccGACTCtgccttgagtgctgagattaaaggtgtgtgtcaccacacccgaCTAGAACgccttttgatttttcaagacagggtttctctgtatacccctggctgtcctggaactcactggaaCCcgagaccacctgcctctgccttccgagtgctgggattagatactttttctttcttttcttttttttttttttttaaatattttacttatttattatgtatacaatattctgtgtgtttgcctgcaggccagaagagggcatcagatctcatttttagatggttgtgagccaccatgtggttgctgggaattgaactcaggacctttggaagagcaggcaatgctcttaaccactgagccatctctccagccccctagacaCTTTTTCTTAAAGACTCATCTGTGAAGTTTCTGAACAGAGAACACCTATCAGTTTCCCAGTTCACAGAGTATGACTCAGGAAGAACTGAGAGAAAAGTATAGGATTATAGTAAGTTAGTGCCTTAAAAACAACACCCAGGAGGGACAGGCTCCAGATTAGCCAGGGCCATACGGTGAG
The Chionomys nivalis chromosome 3, mChiNiv1.1, whole genome shotgun sequence genome window above contains:
- the Ncbp2 gene encoding nuclear cap-binding protein subunit 2 isoform X1, coding for MSGGLLKALRSDSYVELSEYRDQHFRGDNEEQEKLLKKSCTLYVGNLSFYTTEEQIYELFSKSGDIKKIIMGLDKMKKTACGFCFVEYYSRADAENAMRYINGTRLDDRIIRTDWDAGFKEGRQYGRGRSGGQVRDEYREDYDAGRGGYGKLAQKHFSRFVQNTFETALKMVFLEL